In a single window of the Sphingosinicella microcystinivorans genome:
- a CDS encoding heme o synthase, which produces MASVPAVSVTPVSDFADWRDYFALLKPRVMTLVVFTGLCGLLAAPGHIHPVIGFTAVLCIAVAAGASGALNMWYEADLDARMKRTANRPIPAGRIDPASAFGFAVSLAVGAVAVMALAVNVAAAALLTASILFYVFVYTVWLKRRTPQNIVIGGAAGAFPPVIGWAAVTGDVTALPILLFALIFLWTPPHFWSLALFVRGDYANAGVPMLPVTHGERATRVQILAYTPLLVGVSVLPWAMRLTGALYGLTAAALGAVFMALAVAVYRNDATDPAAMRPERRLFAFSVLYLFILFGALVADRWLSA; this is translated from the coding sequence GTGGCCAGCGTACCCGCCGTCTCCGTCACGCCGGTCAGCGATTTCGCTGACTGGCGCGACTATTTCGCGCTGCTGAAGCCGCGCGTGATGACGCTCGTCGTCTTCACGGGGCTTTGCGGCCTGCTGGCGGCGCCCGGCCACATCCACCCGGTGATCGGCTTCACGGCGGTGCTCTGCATCGCGGTCGCGGCGGGCGCCTCGGGCGCGCTCAACATGTGGTACGAGGCCGATCTCGACGCGCGCATGAAGCGCACGGCGAACCGGCCGATCCCGGCGGGGCGCATCGACCCGGCCTCGGCGTTCGGCTTCGCGGTGAGCCTCGCGGTCGGCGCGGTCGCCGTGATGGCGCTCGCCGTGAACGTCGCGGCCGCGGCTCTCCTCACCGCCTCGATCCTGTTCTACGTGTTCGTCTACACGGTCTGGCTGAAACGCCGCACGCCGCAGAACATCGTCATCGGCGGCGCCGCGGGCGCGTTCCCGCCGGTGATCGGCTGGGCGGCGGTGACGGGCGACGTGACGGCGCTGCCGATCCTGCTGTTCGCGCTCATCTTCCTGTGGACGCCGCCGCATTTCTGGAGCCTCGCGCTGTTCGTGCGCGGCGACTATGCGAACGCGGGCGTGCCGATGCTGCCCGTGACGCACGGCGAGCGCGCGACGCGCGTCCAGATCCTCGCCTACACGCCGCTCCTCGTCGGCGTCAGCGTGCTGCCGTGGGCGATGCGCCTCACCGGCGCGCTCTACGGCCTGACGGCCGCCGCGCTCGGCGCGGTGTTCATGGCGCTCGCCGTGGCGGTGTACCGCAACGATGCGACCGATCCGGCTGCCATGCGCCCGGAACGCCGCCTGTTCGCCTTCTCGGTCCTCTACCTCTTCATCCTGTTCGGCGCGCTCGTCGCCGACCGCTGGCTTTCGGCATGA